The Streptomyces sp. HUAS MG91 sequence AGTCCCAGTGTGGCCGGTCGCCCTCTCAGGCCGGCTACCCGTCGTCGCCTTGGTGAGCCACTACCTCACCAACAAGCTGATAGGCCGCGGGCTCATCCTTCACCGCCGGAGCTTTCAACCCCTTCCCATGCGAGAAGGAGTGGTATCCGGTATTAGACCCCGTTTCCAGGGCTTGTCCCAGAGTGAAGGGCAGATTGCCCACGTGTTACTCACCCGTTCGCCACTAATCCACCCCGAAGGGCTTCATCGTTCGACTTGCATGTGTTAAGCACGCCGCCAGCGTTCGTCCTGAGCCAGGATCAAACTCTCCGTGAATGTTTCCCCGTCATCGGGGTGACACCACGAGAGCGGAACCGGAAGAGGAATAATCTTCCGGTTCACAGCGTCCTCGCTGTGCGCCTACCAGTCAGTGACCGGCAGGACTTTTTCAAAGGAACCTCGTCCCAGCCTGATGGCCGGAGACGGGGTATCAACATATCTGGCGTTGATTTTTGGCACGCTGTTGAGTTCTCAAGGAACGGACGCTTCCTTTGTACTCACCCTCTCGGGCTTTCCTCCGGGCGCTTCCCTTCGGTGTTTCTTTTGTTCTTGCGTTTCCGACTCTATCAGACCGTTTCACCGGCCGATTTCCCCGGGGTCCTGCTTCGCTTTCCGGCCTTTCGGCTTTCCGGCGAGTCCGACTCTATCAGATCCTTTCGGGCCTGATTCCCAGTCAGCGGGCTTGTCTTCCCGGCCTGTTGGGCCGTTCCGACGAGTGAGACTTTAGCGGAATCCCGGCTCCCGAGCTAATCGGGGTTCGGGCCCTCCGGTCTTTCGAACGGAGATTCCTCATTTCGCAAAAGCGCGCGCAAACGGTGTCACGACGACAGGGAGAAACCAGTCGTTGTGCGTTTGAGTGGGTCTTGCGGAATGGCTGTCCGGGGACCAACCGGAGTCGGCGCTCACGTCGGACAACTCGGAGCACACTACGGTCCGGCCCGGGGCGTGTCAACTCCTTGCCCCGGGCCCGTGCGAAAGGCAGGTGTCAGCTGTTGTTGCCTGAGGCCAGGGCGCGGCTGCGGTCGCGGGCCGCTTCGAGGGCGGCGATGAGCGCGGCCCGTACGCCGTGGTTCTCCAGCTCGCGGATCGCGTTGATGGTCGTACCGGCCGGGGACGTGACGTTCTCGCGGAGCTTGACCGGGTGTTCGCCGCTGTCGCGGAGCATCGTGGCCGCGCCGATCGCGGACTGGACGATGAGGTCGTGGGCCTTGTCGCGCGGGAGGCCGAGGAGGATGCCGGCGTCGGTCATGGCTTCGACCAGGTAGAAGAAGTAGGCCGGGCCCGAGCCGGAGAGGGCCGTGCAGGCGTCCTGCTGGGACTCCGGGACGCGGAGGGTCTTGCCGACCGAGCCGAAGATGTTCTCGGCGTGGGCCAGGTTCTCCTCCGTGGCGTGGGTGCCGGCGGAGATGACGGACATCGCCTCGTCGACCAGGGCCGGGGTGTTCGTCATGACGCGGACCACCGGGGTGCCCTCGGGGAGGCGCTCCTCGAAGTACGTGGTCGGGATGCCGGCCGCGCCGCTGATGATCAGGCGGTCGGCCGGGATGTGCGGGGCCAGCTCGGTGAGGAGCGTGCCCATGTCCTGGGGCTTCACCGTCAGGATCAGGGTGTCGGCCTGCTTGGCCGCCTCCTGGTTGGTGACGGGGGTGACGCCGTGGCGGGCGCGCAGTTCCTCGGCGCGCTCCGGGCGGCGGGCCGTCACCAGGAGGTCCGCCGGGGCCCAGCCGCCGCGGATCATTCCGCTGAGCAGGGCTTCACCGATCTTGCCTGTGCCGAGTACGGCGACCTTGTGGCTCATGGGCGTGGACCTCCCGTGGTGCGTGTGATGCGTCGTCCCGTCGTCGGGCATCCTCGCATCGGGCGGTCCGGGGCCCGGCGGCTGTCCGGTGGGCGGACGGGCGTCAGGGCGTGCGGCGGCGCAGGGTGGCCGCACCGACGACCAGGACCAGGACGGTGCAGCCCGCGACGATCAGAACATCGCGGAGGTAGGCGGCGGTGGGGTCGGTGTGGTGCAGGACCTCGTTCATGCCGTCGACCGCGTACGACATGGGGAGGACGTTCGAGATCGCCTCCAGCACGGGTTGCATGCGGTCCCTCGGGGTGAACAGGCCGCAGAGCAGGAGCTGGGGGAAGATCACCGCCGGGAGGAACTGGACAGCCTGGAACTCGGTGGCCGCGAAGGCCGAGACGAAGAGGCCGAGGGCCGTGCCGAGCAGGGCGTCGAGGAGGGCCACCAGGAGGAGCAGCCAGGCCGAGCCGGTGACGTTCAGGTCGAGGACCCAGAGCGCGAGGCCCGTGGCGAGCGCCGACTGGACGACCGCGACGGCGCCGAACGCGAGGGCGTAGCCCGCGATGAGGTCGCCCTTGGCCATGGGCATCGCGAGGAGGCGTTCGAGGGTGCCCGAGGTGCGTTCGCGCAGGGTCGCGATCGAGGTCACCAGGAACATCGTGATCAGCGGGAAGATGCCGAGGAGCGAGGCGCCGATGGAGTCGAAGGTGCCGGGGCTGCCGTCGAACACGTAGCGCAGCAGGAGCAGCATCAGGCACGGGACCAGGAGCATCAGGGCGATGGTGCGGGGGTCGTGGCGGAGCTGGCGCAGGACGCGGGTCGTGGTGGCGGTGGTGCGGTGGAGGTTCATGCCGCGTCCACCAAGTGCAGGAAGGCCTCCTCGACCGTGTCGGTGCCGGTTCTCGCGCGCAGGGCCTCGGGGGTGTTCTCGGCCAGGAGTTCGCCGTCGCGCATGAGGAGCAGGCGGTCGCAGCGCTCGGCCTCGTCCATGACGTGGGAGGAGACGAGGAGGGTGGTGCCGTGGGTGCGGGTGAGGTCGTGGAAGAGGCGCCACAGGTCGCGGCGGAGGACGGGGTCGAGGCCGACCGTCGGTTCGTCCAGGACCAGGAGGTCGGGGGTGCCGATGAGGGCCACCGCGAGGGAGACCCGGCTGAGCTGGCCGCCGGAGAGGGTGCCGGCCAGGGCCTGGGTGTGGGTGGTGAGGTCGACGGCGGCCAGGACGCGGTCGGTCTCCGCGCGGCGGCGGGCGGCTGCCGCGCGGCCGGTGCCGGGGAGGAGGATCGCGGCGAAGTGGTCCAGGTTCTGGTGGACGGTCAGGTCGAGGTAGACGGACGGGGCCTGGGTGACGTACCCGACGCGGGAGCGCAGGCTCGGGTGGCCCGCGGGCCTGCCGAGGACCGTGAGGGTGCCGGTGGCCTTGGCCTGGGTGCCGACGAGGGCGCGCAGCAGGGTCGACTTGCCGCAGCCGGACGGGCCGAGGAGGCCGGTGATCCGGCCGCGCGGGACCGTGAAGGCGAGGTCGCGCAGGACCCGGCGGGTGCCGCGGACGACCGAGAGGCCGGTGGCCTGGACCGCAGGCCCTTCCGGGGTGCCGGACGGCGACCGGCTCGCTCTTTTATTCATCACTCGATGAATATCTCGCTCGCGGATGGCCCGGTCAAGGGCGGCGTACGACGGTGAGCTCCACGGCGTAGGCGTCGTCGATCATGCCGTCGGGGAAGTGGCGCAGGAGGTGGGCGCGTTCGTCCTCCAGGACCGGCTTGGCGCGCTCCGGGCCCAGCACCACGAAGTACGAGCGGCTGGCGAGGTGGGCCAGGTGCAGGTCGACCGGGATGCGGCGGGTCCAGCGCAGGCGGCGGAAGACGGTGGTGGGGGCCGGGGTCAGGCCGAGGGCGGCGACGAGGCGGGCCGCGTCCGCGCTGACGCCGTGACGGTGGTAGCCGGGCAGGCGTTCCTGGAGGCGGCGCTCCTGGGCGGCGGCCCAGGCGACGTCGGGGTCGGGGACGTTCCACCACAGGGCGAGCGCGCCGCCGGGGCGCAGGACGCGCAGGGCCTCGGGGACCGAGCGGGCCGGGTCGGTCCAGTGCCAGGACTGGGCGTAGGTGATGAGGTCGGCGGTGGCGTCGGCGAACGGCAGGGCGTCGCCGTAGGCGCGGACCAGCGGGACGCCGGGGAGGGCCGTGCGGAACTGGGCGCCCATGCCGGGGCCCGGTTCCACGGCGATGACGTCGGCGCCGCGGTCGCGCAGCGGGGCCGTGGCGATGCCGGTGCCCGCGCCCACGTCGAGGACGCGTGCCCCGCGCAGGGAGGTGCCCGCCAGTTCCTCGACGGTGTCGAAGAGCGCGGGCGGGTAGCCCGGGCGGGCCGTGGCGTACTGGGCGGCGACCCCGTCGAAGGAGAGCGCGAAGTCGGCGGCAGGGCGGGCGGCCGGCGGCGTTTCGTCAGTCATGCCGCCATCGTCGCCGTGCGCGGCGCCCGATGTCAGGAGGCGGTCAGCCCTTGCGCTGCTTGCCGCCGGACTTCTTCTTCGCCGGGTTGCCGGTGCGCCGCTCGCTGCGGCGCGCGTACTGCTCGCGGGCGGTCTCGTACTCCCGGCGCCGCAGCTTCTCGCCCGGGGCCTCCGTCACGCAGCGCACGGCGTACGCGACGAGGACGCCGACGAAGCCGATCGCGAGGAAGCCGCGCAGGGACGCCTGCTTCTCGGGGTCGGGGCGTTCGGAGAAGCCGCCCCAGGTGCGGCTGAAGCCGAGGGCGCTGCAGATCGCGAACGCGGCGACGAGCAGCACGTTCACGAAGGAGCCCACGTCGGCCAGGGCCAGGCCCTGGTAGGCGAAGCGGAGTACGAAGCAGCCGGCGACGGCCAGGACGAGGGCGCCGATGCCGACACCGGCGCGGCGCAGCCCGTAGTGGCCGCTGTGGTCGACCCAGGTCGTACCGAAGAAACGGATCTCCTCGGGGCGCGGGCCGGGGGTGCTCGGCCCGGGGATGCTCGGGGTCGGAGTGCTCGGAGTGGGGGTGCCGGTTTCGTCGCTCACGGGTCGATTATCACCGGGCGGGGCGCGGGGTGCGCGGGACCTCCCGGCCCGCGCCCGGTGCGGCCCGTCAGGCGCAGCGCGGTGCGACGTAGCCGTCGCTGCCCGTCTTCACGTAGGAGTCCGAGACGTACTGGCCGCTGCCGATGCTGTCCCAGAGGTTCGTGGTGCCGTAGGTGCCGGTGACCCACTCGCCGGGCTTCTGGCAGGTGATCGGCACGCTGGCGCCGAGCGGGAGGGTGCGCACGAGCTGGTAGTGGGTGCCGGGGCCGCTGCGCACCTTGAGGCGGACGCCCGGGGCGACCGGGTAGCGGGTGGCCGTGGCGGCAACCGCCTCCGCGCCGTCGATGTCCGCTATGCCAGTGTTCTCAACAGCCATGTGAATCTCCCCCGTTGACGTCCGTGACGCGCGTCGCGCGGTGCGACGCGCGCAGGCTAGCAAGCCCCTCCGGTATCGCACGCACCATCGACTAGGCTCCGTGCGTCGCGCTTGCGGACTCAAGTACACGGGGGTGGACGATGCCGCCGCTGCGCAGCACCGGACCCGGGCCGGAAGCGGAGCGTCCGGGATATGCCGGTCGCTATCGCCTGGAGGAATGCCTGGGAGCGGGCGGCATGGGCGTGGTCCATCTGGCCACGTCCGCCTCGGGGCTGCGGCTCGCCGTGAAGGTCGTGCACGCCCACTACGCGGCGGACCCCGAGTTCCGGGCCCGTTTCCGGCAGGAGGTCAGTGCCGCGCGCCGGGTCAGCGGCGCCTTCACCGCGCCGGTCGTGGACGCCGATCCCGGCGCCCGTCTGCCGTGGATGGCCACGCTGTTCATCCCCGGCGACACCCTCGCGGAGCGCGTGAAGCGGAACGGCGCGCTGGACGTCGCCGAGGTGCGCAGGCTCGGGGCCGGGCTCGCGGAGGCGCTGCACGACATCCACCGGGTCGGCGTGGTGCACCGGGATCTCAAGCCGAGCAATGTGCTGCTCGCCGCCGACGGTCCGAAGGTCATCGACTTCGGCATCTCGCGCCCCGTGGACAGTGAACTGCGCACGGAGACGGGCAAGTTGATCGGCTCGCCGCCCTTCATGGCACCGGAGCAGTTCCAGCGGCCGCGCGAAGTGGGCC is a genomic window containing:
- a CDS encoding ABC transporter ATP-binding protein — protein: MNKRASRSPSGTPEGPAVQATGLSVVRGTRRVLRDLAFTVPRGRITGLLGPSGCGKSTLLRALVGTQAKATGTLTVLGRPAGHPSLRSRVGYVTQAPSVYLDLTVHQNLDHFAAILLPGTGRAAAARRRAETDRVLAAVDLTTHTQALAGTLSGGQLSRVSLAVALIGTPDLLVLDEPTVGLDPVLRRDLWRLFHDLTRTHGTTLLVSSHVMDEAERCDRLLLMRDGELLAENTPEALRARTGTDTVEEAFLHLVDAA
- a CDS encoding EamA/RhaT family transporter, whose translation is MSDETGTPTPSTPTPSIPGPSTPGPRPEEIRFFGTTWVDHSGHYGLRRAGVGIGALVLAVAGCFVLRFAYQGLALADVGSFVNVLLVAAFAICSALGFSRTWGGFSERPDPEKQASLRGFLAIGFVGVLVAYAVRCVTEAPGEKLRRREYETAREQYARRSERRTGNPAKKKSGGKQRKG
- the proC gene encoding pyrroline-5-carboxylate reductase; translation: MSHKVAVLGTGKIGEALLSGMIRGGWAPADLLVTARRPERAEELRARHGVTPVTNQEAAKQADTLILTVKPQDMGTLLTELAPHIPADRLIISGAAGIPTTYFEERLPEGTPVVRVMTNTPALVDEAMSVISAGTHATEENLAHAENIFGSVGKTLRVPESQQDACTALSGSGPAYFFYLVEAMTDAGILLGLPRDKAHDLIVQSAIGAATMLRDSGEHPVKLRENVTSPAGTTINAIRELENHGVRAALIAALEAARDRSRALASGNNS
- a CDS encoding class I SAM-dependent methyltransferase; this translates as MTDETPPAARPAADFALSFDGVAAQYATARPGYPPALFDTVEELAGTSLRGARVLDVGAGTGIATAPLRDRGADVIAVEPGPGMGAQFRTALPGVPLVRAYGDALPFADATADLITYAQSWHWTDPARSVPEALRVLRPGGALALWWNVPDPDVAWAAAQERRLQERLPGYHRHGVSADAARLVAALGLTPAPTTVFRRLRWTRRIPVDLHLAHLASRSYFVVLGPERAKPVLEDERAHLLRHFPDGMIDDAYAVELTVVRRP
- a CDS encoding ABC transporter permease, whose product is MNLHRTTATTTRVLRQLRHDPRTIALMLLVPCLMLLLLRYVFDGSPGTFDSIGASLLGIFPLITMFLVTSIATLRERTSGTLERLLAMPMAKGDLIAGYALAFGAVAVVQSALATGLALWVLDLNVTGSAWLLLLVALLDALLGTALGLFVSAFAATEFQAVQFLPAVIFPQLLLCGLFTPRDRMQPVLEAISNVLPMSYAVDGMNEVLHHTDPTAAYLRDVLIVAGCTVLVLVVGAATLRRRTP